CCTGAGTTGGTTGAGTCAtaggtgttggtggtggtggctgAGTTGGTGGTGTTGGTTCAGTTGGTGGTGTTGGCTGACTTCTTGCTACTGTTGCAGTTGGTGAAGCTGTTTCAGTTGATGGTGTTGGCTGAGTTGATGGTGTTGGTTCAGTTGGTGGTGTTGGCTGACTTGGTGGTGCTGGTTCAGGTTGTTGGGGACAGCTTTTTCGATTATGACCAACTTCTTTgcatatgctacattttttAGTCATGCCATGTTTTGTAATCTGCTTCCCATTCTTGTTCATCTCCCAAGCTTCaagtcttcttttctttttaggtCTTCCAGGTAGAATTCGTTTAGGAGGGGGCAATACATCTGGAAATTCTGTTTCAGTCCACACTTGCTGCCCGTTACAAGGGTATATAATGGAATTAGAGGTCTCTTCATAGGTTGAGATTCTGAACCAATGAGGGAGAAAATCTTCTTCACTTAAGTTCAAAAACTTAATTGCAGCCACTGCATGACAGCAAGGTATCCCTGTTAGACTCCACTTCCTGTAGGTGTAGTGCTTGCTGTCTATGTTCACCACAAATTTCTCCCCAGTAAATGATTTGTGTCTAACCTCAAAAATCTGATTTGCTGACCAGCTGTGTATGACAATTCAATACAGGTTTAAATCAGAAATGAGGCAATGGTGACTAAATCAAAATGAGTGTGCAACAAATTAAATGTACCTGGGAATCCAATTTGTggaattttttgtttcaatgtccAATCTTGTCTTGATTCTTGGACATATTGagtttttgaatgattttgCCTTTGATCGATTCTCAACCCATCTTTGCATCATATAAAGACGTATTTCCTCCATCATGGACACTATTGGCTTACTCCTTGCTTGTACAATTACGTTGTTGAATGCCTCGCTCATGTTATTGACGAGTGTGTCACACAAAGGTCTGGGGATGAACCTTGACTTTGACCAATACCTGTACAAGTGCCACACATAAATCATTAATGCTTCACAATCAGTTTCAACATAGGTGAGTAAAGTTACCTAGGGGGTATTCCTAGCAGATGTTTGAAAGCATCGTTGTTAACTTCTTTCATCCTCTTCATGACTTTCTCCCATTGTTGTGGATATGTGCTGTGAGTTGCTTCCTACATTAAAGCTTTCAAATTCTTTCCTGGGAATTTCTTCCTGAAGTTTGCATATAAATGTCTCATGCAGAACCTTTGGTCAGCCCTAGGCAAAAGAGATTGAATGGCTGGTAACAAACCCTACATAATACAATTAAATCAATTAAGGCAGACCACCAATTATATCAACAGTAAATGGACATAAAAAATTGTGCAAAAATAGTATCCATACCTTTTGCTGGTCTGACATGAATGTGTAGGCTGCACAGATATCTGGTCCCCCAAGATCATCAATTAACAACTCCAAAAACCATGTCCATGTGTCCTTATTTTCCACTTCAACGACGGCACAGGAAATTGGTAGCATTTGGTCGTTGGCATCCCTTCCAACAGCAGTAAGAAGTTCACCCCCATACTTATGTTTCAGAAAACATCCATCTAAACCAATGAAAGGGCGACATGAAATCATACTATCTTTGTAGGCCTTTAAACACATGTAGAACCTGCTGAAATATTTTTCGCCTTCATTTCCTTCCACTTTGACCTTTGTTGTAGAACCAGGATTAGAACGAAGAATCTCATGTGCATAATCATAGATTCTACTAAACTGTTCTACAAATGACCCATCAACTTGCTCAACAGCTAGTGTTTTTGCTCTACGAGCCATGGACTTTGTCACAGCAATATTCCACTTCCTAGTAACTTTATTGCGAATATCAACGACCCTCAAACTTGGATTGTCTCTTAATGTGTTTTCCAACCTACTACTTAACCACTTAGCATTAAGCATTTTCACATTGAATTCTCTGCTACACTTGTGCTTGTCATTAATTCTCCTTAACTGCCATATGTGTGTTTCAGCCATATAAGCACAATATGCAAACCAAGAACACTTCCCTTTCCCACCCAAACATATCACTCTACATCTACgtttatcatttttttgaagtttaaGCCTTCATCCAGATTGCACTCCATATGTCCTTATTGCCTCTATAAATGCCTCTTTATCTGGAAAATATGTTCCAACTTCCCACTGGTATTGGGCCATACTTTTAGGCATTTTAAAGGTCCCAAAGTTTGCCTTACATTGGCTGCGACTTGCCAATGAGTCATCACTGCTTGGATCATAACTGAACATCTCATATGATTCCCACCCATCATCAGATAACCCCCTATCTCGCATATCAACATGGTCACTGCAATCAAATTCTAAATCATCATCCTCGCTATCTTCTTCCCCATTTCCTTCCCATAAATTGTCCTCATAATGGATACTTACATCAACTAGATCAGACTCAGTTTCATCTTCATTTCTCTCCTCCCCACCTCCTGCCTCATGTGCCTCAACTTCAGTTTCATCACCTTCACCTACTACACCAGCTCCAGTTTCGTTATCTACACCTACTCCATCAGTTCCAGCTTCATCACCTTCTGCACGAACTCCAGTTTCCTTATCTACACCTACTCCATCAGCTCCAGCTTCATCACATTGAACTTCTGCATCAACTCCAGTTTCCTTACGTACACCTACTCCATCAGCTCCAGTTTCATCACCTTCAATTACTGCATCAGCTCTAGTTTCCTTATCTACACCTACTCCATCAGCTCTAGTTTCATCACCTTCAACTACTGCATCAGCTCCAGTTTCCTTATCTACACCTACTACATTAGCTCTAGTTTCCTCAAATTCAGTTTAGGGCTCTACCCTAATGTTATGGTGACTATCTGCGTCATCTTCCAATTCATATTCCATATCACAAACGTTTTTATCCTGTTGCATTTCAGCTTCATGAACAACATTATTATCCTGCACAGGATTGATGTGATCTCCATCGCCACAACCACTGTGCCCATCCACCTCAGCCTGGACCTCAACATTTGTACTTCCTATTTCTTCAACCACCTCTTCAGGGAAGTATTCCAAAAAATTGTCCACAACCTCAGCTTCACAAATTGAGTGATTAACATACATATGAATCTGTCCATTCCTTCTAGCAATTCTAACCATTTGCATTGCACCCATGTCATCAGTCAAAATTTTCAAGTTGTTCTCCAATACTTCTGACCTACTAACATTATACCACAAATCTTTAATGTTTACATAACCCATTTCCCTAAGTATTCCCATTATTTCAAAATAGCTCCACCTATCTGGGTCACATGCCAACGTGGACGTTAACCCATTACTATAACTCCATCTaccttcattcctttcaaagtATCCCCCATGGTGGACCACCACCTCAAATCTATCATCACACATCCTAAcctataaaaatacatattccaAGTTACTCGACGCACAACCAATGCCCACATATACAATACATATTACATCCCATACCCCAAAAAAGTTAAAACGGGACCACAACCCACTAACCACAAACAAACGGGACCATCACAAAGCAACGAGACCACAACCCACACACCATTACAAACACACACAGACAGaataacacataaaaaataataccaaCGCCGACAAAGACAATACTCTATAAGTAAAACGCGACATTCAATCCATAAAAAAACCAGAAAACTTACCTTCGATTTCGTCCCACTATGAACACAACGACGAACCTTTGTCGCACCGAAGGAGACCGCGAACCCTAATATattgattgattgattttcGCTTCTTCCTTGCACCCAAATTTCTTTTCTCCTCCCACCCAAATTTCTTTCTTCAGCGAAACCTAATTTCTTACCAAAACGAACCCTAATTTCTTACCTTCGATTTCTTTCAATTACCATTGCCTTTAATTTCTCGTTCTGTAATGTCCACATAAGCTGATGTCCCTACTTGACACGTCATGTAAAATTGCCACAGTAACACATCAAATCACTCtgctgttaatttttttaacgcTGTTAACACACAGGACTGAATTGAACCTCCTACACAAActaagggactaaattgaaccccgaaaaaaagagaggaccaaaatgaacctcGTATATAAAGTAGAGGACCAAAAGTCTAATTAagcctttttattttctttcatttgaaCACTCTTTTTCTACACCCCATGTTCACACACCTAACCCTGCAAACATTTACTTTAACTCTTTTTCACAgtaaaattatactttaatttcCATCTTTTGACTTTCATTCCACCAAAATTTTGGCATCCCAACAAATTGGTCGAAGATCCGCCGTGCCTACACCCCTCACCCACGCATCACACCTCACCATGCACCCACTCATTCGCACACCATTCACGCATAACCCCTGCATACTATCTCATTACACTAACCCACACTTAAACACTCACGTAACACTCTCTCTTCACTCACCAGGCACTCTTTTCTCTCTCACAGCACCAGTCATGCATCACACACTACACCCACACATGCACTCTTTTCCCTCTCACAAATTCATCATAACCCACGCTCATGCAGCGTACACTAACACTCAGAGAACCACTTATGCATGCACACACTCTAACTCACTACACTCACCCGCTGCACTCTCACTAACACACCATAACCCACACTCATGCAGCACACACTCCTCTCACAAACTCACCGGCTGCACCCTCACAACCTCACAATCACTCACTGCACTAACTCACACTCTCCCCTCACACGCTTCTCACATAACACACCCACGCGTGCACTGATTCACCTTACTAACCCACACGCACTAACTAATTCACCTAACTCTAAGCTAACTCACACTCTAACTGACTCCTAACCTATTCATTTAACCCATTTAAGTCAAATAACAGAAACGGAACTGATTGGCTCACGCGCGCGCCCTTAACGTTTCATCAACCAACTAACGTCATGCTCCTTCGGAAATATTATAAAAAGGGGGCGGGGAGTTTGGAAATTGGGGggagagaaaggaagaaaaagcaGAAGGAAGGAGAGAACGGGAGAAAAAAGCAGAAAGAGGGGAAGGAGCCATCGCCATTGCTTCCAAGTTGGTGATCACCGGCATCGGCATGGTTGGCCATTTCGTCTGTGTAGAATATTCCTCGGGTTCAAGGGTCTGAAGCTCGTTTAGGTTTAATTCTTTGTTCTTTTCTCTGTTCTTTGTGCAATTTGGAGATATGAACCAATCTTTGTGATGTTCTGAAATTAATTGTTCTAATACGTCATTAGTATTGTTTTAGCTAGATTTAGGTGTTAAAATCATAGTTTTTGCTGTCAAAAATTTTGTTCATCATTCTAAGCGTTTTTGCTGCATAAGTTTGGTATATATGTTGCATTCATGATTCCACTGTATGCAGCTAATTCTGTTTACACCCCTGCAATATGTCTTATCATAAAATTGGGAATTATAATCTGTTAAAAATCCAAGTTTATATCTTAGTTTCGgattataatgtttaaaatgttcaatagaatgattgatttaattgcattttggattggaatatatttgattttttcaaattatttgggTGAATGAAAGAGATGTTGAGAGGGTTTATGTGCATTGATATACAGTTCTGGAATTGGACAAAGTATCTCCTTCTGATGGATGGCGGTTTGCACCCTTTGTTTGATGGCTATACTTCCATTTTAGgatatgttttcatttttaggACTATACCTTACTTTTGTTTACAATGTGTACCCCCATTTACTGTATTTgtactattcttttttttttaaatatttgagatGGACCGTTATTACACTggacttgttttttttttatgtacttataatagttttattatttactatttcttttttttttcatatcaatttctctcttttctatcaaaattacattttctttaatattgaaaattattaattatcatgttaagtctcaaacttataattaaatttttaacccTTAAATGAAATTTCTTTACCATGTTAACTcttgattttgataaattattgaaCATCCTGAAAAGTCCCACATCGTCTAAGATAACGGGATGGGATGAATGTTAATGACTATATAATTGACTTTAAATCTATGATGTTCCTTGTTCCAAGTCAAAGAAACTTTGAGCTAGTGTTTGACTTTCCCTATTCTCTTGTAATAAATAGAGTGTTGTGAGGTGTAGCTAAATCGTTACTCTGAAAAGTGTGAGTGTACTTGGGGTCAAAGGGTTGAGAGCGTTTTCTGTGTGTTATACAAATTTGCACCTAGTGATTATTATCCGTGGTCATGATTTTTCTCTGTATTTGGAGTTTCCACGttatattcttttgttttatgggttaatcttatttttttgttaataggGTGATTTTTGGGGATAAAAGCGATAATGTTCTTAATTGATGATGCATTTTTTccaacaatataataaaatctaatcttttataagaaatttgattttaaataaaactaattagtATGTTAAGTCTCATActtacttgataattaaatattttataagtaaaattgtACTATACCTAAGCATACTAGGATAACTACACGGCCAAAACCGCCTAGGTATAGCCCCACAAACAGAAACAGTACATGAGTAACCGGTGAAACAAGATCAGGGCTGCCTACTATAAAGGATAATACATAATGAAGAGTCGCTAACTCCAAACTTAAGAAATTGCAAGCGAGACCTCTGGTACCGACACACTAACACAGGATTTAGGCTTGGCCCAGGTCCATCCAGAATTTGAATATTGGCCCAACGCAGCTAAGAGGGCACAGTCCATAAGAATGgtagacataattaatgactctataaatacacgtggaccccaataattaaGAGGTACACTTTCATTAATTCCTTAATctgagatttgacttttgagagcctttttgctgacttgatcgttgGAGCCCTTTCCACAAGTAATCCCCTAGGGGTCCGGACTGTCTACGTAAGGAGATGTCATGTACAAGTCAAGAAGGCGCCGACTCGAGAGGTCAAGGATTGAGGTAAGGCATTATTTGTGTTCCCTaatatctcttatttgtttccGTAGGAataattggcgcccaccgtgagGCAGGTATTGATACCTTACCAAGCAATCTGAACACTGTCGAGAATGGTCTCAACCCGCAGCAGAGCTGGAATCGTGAAGCACCCAGAGGCAGTCCCTACTATGCCTGCAAGCAACACCCCGGACTTGGCCACCATCCTTGAGGGGCAAGCCAAAATGCAACAAGAACTTGCTGACCTAAAAAAGCGCAATGGTAACGAGATAGAAGCGCTTAGGCAAGAGAACTCTAGACTAAGAAGGAAGATTGAAGGTGATCTTACCTAGAAAGGGAAGGGTAAAAAGTTGCTAGAGGATCCCAAGTCCCCGGCGTACCAACCTAGTGAAGaagaaagcgaatacaaccccatCCCACACACTTTCACCACTACTCAACAAACACCTATCATCTCCAACCACCACACAACCATCCATCATCCGACCACCATCCTTGCACAACCTGCAGCCAATCACCCTGCTGCCACCTTTCCCACCACTCATATCCCTCCTTACCACTACACCACCACGTTCCCTACCATCGTCCGACACCCCATCTAGGGACCGCTATGCAGGAGACACCGACCTAGACGAACATCATAAGGTGTACATCACCCATGTCTCTACACATCTGACGACGCCGTCTTCTGCAAGGCTTTCcctaccaccctcaaaggccctaccCTGGAATAGTTCAACTCCTTCCCCCCATACTCAATTGACTGCTTTGACACCCTCTCCCACCTTTTCACCACCCATTTTGTCGGTAGTCGCCCACATTAGGCCACACCCTTATCCCTCCTCAACATCAGACAAGAAAGAGACAAGATGCTGCGGGCCTTTATCGACCGCTTTAGCAAGGCCGCCCTCTGCATGCCCAACCTCACTCAAGAGTGATGTTGTAGTGTATGGCCCTAACTTTGAAACCTGCTCCATTTGCTGACAACGTCTCCCTTCGACCTCCAGCCTCCATGCATGAACTCAAGTTGCGTGCTGCGATTACATCCGCATGGAGGAGATGAAGACTCTCTGAACCAAGTTCTACACTAACTATACACCTTTATCCACCAGGGCAGATAAATTGTCTCCACAACCTGAATCCAGGCCTAGAGAGCCTAGATAGCCACGATTCTCCAAATACGCCCCACTCAACGTCCCTAGATCACGTCTTCTCGACGAAGCGCTCTAGGccgacctcatcccaccaccaCGAAAACCCTTGAACCCCCTAACGCTAATATGACCAAGTATTGCAAATATCACCAAAATAATGGCCACACCACCGATGAATACAAGGCGCTtcaagataaaatagaagaattgatTCGCACCGACCACTGCTGCTGTTTTGTCAGAAAAGATGGACCATCTCATCCTAGACAATCCGATAACCGCCACCCCCCACACGATACCCGTCACCCTAATCGACCAAACACCAATGACCACCCAGACCATCAGCCAGCCTACACTAACGTCAACCAAGTTGATCCCCCCTATGTAGCACAATCAACACTATCTCTAGGGACTTCGCTAGCGGTGATTCAACCTCATCAGCTAGGAAGAAACACCTTCGCactatccaatccatcaaccacacaACTCACTTCGACCACAGACGCTGAATGCCCTCCATCACCTTCACTGACGCCAATTTCCATGGTGTCGATCAACAACAAGATGATCTTATGGTCATCACCATCGAACTTGAGAACTTCGCGTTCAAAAAGGTGCTCATATACCAAGACAATTCAGTTGATATCCTTTACTGGACCACCTACCAAAATCTCCAACTTCCCCCCACTACAATGATTCCCCATGACGAACCCATTTATTGGTTCTCCGGAAAAAAAAGGTGTCAACCCGTGGATACATTGATCTCCACACTATTTTCCGTGAGGGATCTCAAACTAAGACCACACCAATTCGCTTCCTCGTCGTGGAAGCACCTACATCATACAACGTCCTACTAGGACGTCCATCCTTCAACACTCTGGGAGCCGttgtctccttcctcttttggcctagagtCCTCATGGtaatgcatccaccaatcatctcccttcacttggccgaGAATGACTCTCactttaggtttagggtttgctagttaatcctttctCATGTTtgtgtatttgctaaaggacccctatgaactcttatttaaagggtgctccttgtcttgtaaaagggttgatcattttgttataaactttgtgtatCCAACCACCAAGTACCGTGAGCTCTCCttctagaagtgaactcacctttgccttatcttgcttccAAGTGGCGACACCATTAGTCATCTCTAGGCTTTGGTTGGCTTAAAttccccctatgagtggcgtgcttcacCAATTgctcatcttctatgctttccatttttaatgtttcttctttcattttgttctttaagtgttgttgaATCCGTGTGTGTGTtaacttgaatccaactctcttcttcctttcatgagcttgagaaatgaacttTCACATCAAGATAgcatgttatcttaatgtccagtgggaattttcaaaaagttttcttaaacaatttcaccatattcataactctaaaagaaaacaagataatccttcatcaactcACTACACCACTTGGCTCTTTAATGTTGTCTTGGTTAAAAAAGTTAATGGCAAATGGAGAATGTGTGTTGACTACACGAATCTTAATAAAGCTTGCCCTAGAGATGcataccccttacccaacattgaccaGCTAGTAGACAGTGCAACTGGTAACAAAGTTCTTAGTTTTTTAGACATATATTCCAGATACAATCAGATACCAATGGTCGCAGCTGATATGAACAAAATCGCATTCATTACTGACGACGCTAGCTATTTCTTCAAGGTTATGCCTTTCGGACTAAAAAACGCAGACGCTACCTATAAAAGATTAATGGATAAAGTATTCAACCATTTGATGGGCAAGTGTGTTGagttatatgttgatgatatggtTGTCAAATCAACCAGCCACCTGCAACATGCGCAAGACTTGTTCGTAGTATTTTCTATTCTACGACAGTACAACCTCAAACTTAACCGCGAGAAATGTGTTTTCAACGTCGATAGTGGAAAATTCCCAGGCTTCATGCTCA
This region of Vigna unguiculata cultivar IT97K-499-35 chromosome 5, ASM411807v1, whole genome shotgun sequence genomic DNA includes:
- the LOC114184589 gene encoding uncharacterized protein LOC114184589 yields the protein MAETHIWQLRRINDKHKCSREFNVKMLNAKWLSSRLENTLRDNPSLRVVDIRNKVTRKWNIAVTKSMARRAKTLAVEQVDGSFVEQFSRIYDYAHEILRSNPGSTTKVKVEGNEGEKYFSRFYMCLKAYKDSMISCRPFIGLDGCFLKHKYGGELLTAVGRDANDQMLPISCAVVEVENKDTWTWFLELLIDDLGGPDICAAYTFMSDQQKGLLPAIQSLLPRADQRFCMRHLYANFRKKFPGKNLKALMYWSKSRFIPRPLCDTLVNNMSEAFNNVIVQARSKPIVSMMEEIRLYMMQRWVENRSKAKSFKNSICPRIKTRLDIETKNSTNWIPSWSANQIFEVRHKSFTGEKFVVNIDSKHYTYRKWSLTGIPCCHAVAAIKFLNLSEEDFLPHWFRISTYEETSNSIIYPCNGQQVWTETEFPDVLPPPKRILPGRPKKKRRLEAWEMNKNGKQITKHGMTKKCSICKEVGHNRKSCPQQPEPAPPSQPTPPTEPTPSTQPTPSTETASPTATVARSQPTPPTEPTPPTQPPPPTPMTQPTQASQQPPPTPMSQPTQSSQQPP